The window AGGATAAGATCAGCGGAGCCGTAGTCCATGCAGGATCGCAATTTCGACGATATTGCTGAAAAGTTTGCGCGTAATATTTACGGCACCACCAAAGGGAAGATTCGCCAGGCCGTGGTCTGGCAGGATCTGACCGCGCTGCTGGCGCAGTTGCCGCAGCGGCCGTTGCGCATCCTGGATGCCGGCGGCGGCGAAGGCCACATGGCCTGCCAGTTGGCAGAATTAGGACATCAGGTGTTGTTGTGCGATCTTTCTGGTGAGATGATCCAACGCGCCGCGCAGCTGGCTGAGCAGAAAGGTGTGAGCCAGAACATGCAATTCATACAAAGTTCGGCGCAGGATATCGGTCAACATTTGGAACAGCCGGTCGATCTGATATTGTTCCATGCAGTTCTTGAATGGATCGCCGAGCCCGAAGCGGCGCTGCAGGCGCTGTTCGACTGCCTGCTGCCGGGGGGCGCGCTGTCGCTGATGTTCTTTAACGCCAACGGCCTCTTGATGCGCAACGTGGTGTTGGGTAATTTCCAGTTGGTGGATCCGCAAGTCAGAAGGCGCAGAAAACGTTCGCTTTCGCCGCAGTATCCGCACAGCCCGCCGCAGGTGTATGGCTGGCTGGAACAGATGGGCATGCGCATCGGCGGCAAAACCGGCGTGCGGGTGTTCCACGATTATCTGCAGAGCAGGCAGCTACAGACACAAAAATTTGAAGAGTTATTGGCGCTTGAACAGCACTATTGCCGGCAGGAGCCGTACGTGAGTTTGGGGCGCTATATTCACGTCATGGCGCATAAACCAAACCTGAAGGACGAACTATGAGTGAATTTTCCCAGACAGTACCCGAACTGGTCGCCTGGGCACGGAAAAATGATTTCTCTATTTCGCTCCCTACGGAGCGTCTCGCATTTCTGCTCGCCATCGCCACCCTGAACGGTGAGCGGCTGGACGGCGAGATGAGCGAAGGTGAGTTGGTTGATGCATTTCGCCATGTCAGCAAGGGTTTCGAACAGACGCATGAAACGGTCGCCATTCGCGCCAACAATGCGATCAACGACATGGTGCGCCAGCGCCTGTTAAACCGTTTTACCAGCGAACTGGCGGACGGCAACGCGATCTACCGCCTGACGCCGCTGGGTATCGGCATTACCGACTACTATATTCGCCAGCGCGAGTTCTCCACGCTGCGGTTGTCGATGCAGCTGTCGATCGTGGCGCAGGAGCTGAAGCGCGCCGCCGACGCCGCCGAAGAGGGCGGCGATGATTTCCATTGGCACCGCAACGTGTTTGCGCCGTTGAAATATTCGGTAGCCGAGATCTTCGACAGCATCGACATGACCCAGCGGGTGATGGACGAGCAGCAGCAGGGCGTGAAGGACGACATCGCGGCGCTGCTGAACCAGGATTGGCGCGCGGCGATCTCCAGCTGCGAGATGTTGCTGTCTGAAACCTCCGGCACCCTGCGCGAGCTCCAGGATACGCTGGAAGCGGCGGGCGACAAGCTGCAGGCCAACCTGCTGCGCATCCAGGACGCGACGCTGGGCGGCGCGGAGCTGGGCTTCGTCGACAAGCTGGTGTTCGATCTGCAGAGCAAGCTGGACCGCATCATCAGCTGGGGCCAACAGGCGATCGACCTGTGGATCGGCTACGATCGCCACGTGCACAAGTTTATCCGTACCGCCATCGATATGGATAAAAACCGCGTGTTCGCCCAGCGCCTGCGCCAGTCGGTGCAAAACTATTTCGACAACCCGTGGACGCTGACCCACGCCAACGCCGACCGCTTGCTGGATATGCGTGACGAAGAACTGGCGCTGCGCAGCGAGGAAGTCACCGGGGAACTGCCGGCGGATTTGGAGTTCGAAGAGTTCAGCGAAATCCGCGAACAGCTGGCGGCGATGATCGAACAGGCGCTCAAGGTTTATCAGGAACAACAAATGCCGCTCAATCTTGGGGCGGTGATGCGCGATTATCTGGCGCAATATCCGCGTGCCCGTCATTTCGACGTGGCGCGTTTAGTGGTCGACCAGGCGGTGCGCCTCGGTGTGGCTGAAGCAGATTTCTCCGGGTTGCCGGCCGAATGGCAGGCAATCAATGATTACGGAGCCAAGGTCCAGGCCCATGTCATCGACAAATATTGAACAAGTAATGCCAGTCAAGCTGGCCAAGGCACTGTCCAATGCGCTGTTCCCGGCGCTGGACAGCCAACTGCGCGCGGGTCGTCACATCGGTATCGATGAGCTGGACAACCACGCTTTCTTAATGGATTTTCAGGATGAGCTGGAAGAGTTCTATAACCGCTACAGCGTCGAACTGATCCGGGCGCCGGAAGGGTTCTTCTACCTGCGCCCGCGCTCGACCACCCTGATCCCGCGTTCGGTGTTGTCCGAACTGGACATGATGGTCGGCAAGATCCTGTGTTACCTCTATCTCAGCCCCGAGCGCCTGGCGCACGAGGGGATATTCAGCCATCAGGAGCTGTACGACGAGCTGCTGAGCCTGGCGGATGAGAGCAAATTGCTGAAGTTCGTTAACCAGCGCTCTACCGGCTCGGATCTCGATCGCCAGAAGCTGCACGAAAAAGTGCGCACCTCGCTGAACCGCCTGCGCCGTCTGGGCATGGTTTATTTCATGGGCAACGACAGCAGCAAGTTCCGCATCACCGAGGCGGTGTTCCGCTTTGGCGCCGACGTGCGCAGCGGCGACGATCCGCGCGAAGCGCAGCTGCGCATGATCCGCGACGGCGAGGCGATGCCGGTTGAGAACAGCCTGTTGCTGAACGACGAGAATGACGCTGAGGACCAGCAGGTTGATAACGCTCCGGACGGTGCAGAGGATGAACAGGAATGATTGAACGCGGTAAATTTCGCTCGCTGACGCTGGTTAACTGGAACGGCTTCTTCGCCCGCACCTTTGACCTGGACGAGTTGGTGACCACGCTGTCCGGTGGCAACGGGGCAGGGAAATCCACCACCATGGCGGCCTTCGTCACCGCACTGATCCCCGATCTGACGTTGCTGCATTTCCGTAACACCACCGAGGCGGGCGCCACCAGCGGCTCGCGCGACAAGGGCCTGCACGGCAAGCTGCGCGCCGGCGTCTGCTATTCTACGCTCGACGTGGTCAACTCGCGCCATCAGCGCGTGGTGGTTGGCGTGCGTCTGCAGCAGGTGGCCGGGCGCGATCGCAAGGTCGATATCAAACCTTTCACCATCCAGGGCCTGCCGACCGCGGTACAGCCGACCGAGCTGCTGACCCAGACCGTGGGCGAGCGCCAGGCGCGCGTGCTGACGCTGCCGGAACTGAAAGAGCGCGTGGAAGAGATGGAGGGGGTGCAGTTCAAGCAGTTCA is drawn from Serratia entomophila and contains these coding sequences:
- the mukE gene encoding chromosome partition protein MukE gives rise to the protein MSSTNIEQVMPVKLAKALSNALFPALDSQLRAGRHIGIDELDNHAFLMDFQDELEEFYNRYSVELIRAPEGFFYLRPRSTTLIPRSVLSELDMMVGKILCYLYLSPERLAHEGIFSHQELYDELLSLADESKLLKFVNQRSTGSDLDRQKLHEKVRTSLNRLRRLGMVYFMGNDSSKFRITEAVFRFGADVRSGDDPREAQLRMIRDGEAMPVENSLLLNDENDAEDQQVDNAPDGAEDEQE
- the mukF gene encoding chromosome partition protein MukF codes for the protein MSEFSQTVPELVAWARKNDFSISLPTERLAFLLAIATLNGERLDGEMSEGELVDAFRHVSKGFEQTHETVAIRANNAINDMVRQRLLNRFTSELADGNAIYRLTPLGIGITDYYIRQREFSTLRLSMQLSIVAQELKRAADAAEEGGDDFHWHRNVFAPLKYSVAEIFDSIDMTQRVMDEQQQGVKDDIAALLNQDWRAAISSCEMLLSETSGTLRELQDTLEAAGDKLQANLLRIQDATLGGAELGFVDKLVFDLQSKLDRIISWGQQAIDLWIGYDRHVHKFIRTAIDMDKNRVFAQRLRQSVQNYFDNPWTLTHANADRLLDMRDEELALRSEEVTGELPADLEFEEFSEIREQLAAMIEQALKVYQEQQMPLNLGAVMRDYLAQYPRARHFDVARLVVDQAVRLGVAEADFSGLPAEWQAINDYGAKVQAHVIDKY
- the cmoM gene encoding tRNA uridine 5-oxyacetic acid(34) methyltransferase CmoM, with translation MQDRNFDDIAEKFARNIYGTTKGKIRQAVVWQDLTALLAQLPQRPLRILDAGGGEGHMACQLAELGHQVLLCDLSGEMIQRAAQLAEQKGVSQNMQFIQSSAQDIGQHLEQPVDLILFHAVLEWIAEPEAALQALFDCLLPGGALSLMFFNANGLLMRNVVLGNFQLVDPQVRRRRKRSLSPQYPHSPPQVYGWLEQMGMRIGGKTGVRVFHDYLQSRQLQTQKFEELLALEQHYCRQEPYVSLGRYIHVMAHKPNLKDEL